The following proteins are encoded in a genomic region of Nocardioides sp. cx-173:
- a CDS encoding TetR family transcriptional regulator, giving the protein MPRITEARQPAEPSSAEQKDRYRRMLRAASRLGAEHGLERMQMHDVAKEAGVAIATLYRYFPSKTDLFVAVLHRHVDQLGQDDVLAQRGGASSGSRADAVADVLVAASRRMLHRPQLATAMLQANNAAQLQGAREYTEANAAFHRMLLTALGVGDEPEDEDLRMVRIVEQTWYGVLVSTLNGVIDLPQAEHDTRLAARLLLGPRYDATRP; this is encoded by the coding sequence GTGCCCCGCATCACCGAAGCCCGGCAGCCCGCCGAGCCGAGCTCGGCGGAGCAGAAGGACCGCTATCGGCGAATGCTGCGCGCGGCCAGCCGGCTCGGCGCGGAGCACGGGCTCGAGCGGATGCAGATGCATGACGTGGCCAAGGAGGCCGGCGTGGCGATCGCGACCCTCTACCGCTACTTCCCGTCCAAGACGGACCTGTTCGTCGCGGTGCTGCACCGTCACGTCGACCAGCTCGGCCAGGACGACGTCCTGGCGCAGCGTGGTGGTGCGAGCTCGGGCTCGCGCGCCGACGCGGTGGCCGACGTGCTGGTCGCCGCGAGCCGCCGGATGCTCCACCGCCCGCAGCTGGCCACCGCCATGCTCCAGGCCAACAACGCCGCGCAGCTGCAGGGCGCTCGGGAGTACACCGAGGCCAACGCGGCCTTCCACCGCATGCTCCTCACCGCGCTCGGGGTCGGCGACGAGCCGGAGGACGAGGACCTGCGGATGGTCCGCATCGTCGAGCAGACCTGGTACGGCGTCCTGGTGTCGACCCTGAACGGCGTCATCGACCTGCCGCAGGCCGAGCACGACACTCGACTGGCCGCCCGGCTGCTCCTCGGCCCTCGCTACGACGCGACGCGGCCGTGA
- a CDS encoding SDR family NAD(P)-dependent oxidoreductase → MTDVLRYGPWAVVAGGSEGVGAEMARQLAADGFHLLLVARRPEPLEATAESARALGAEVRTVAVDLTDPDAVGAVVAAVADVEVGLLVYNAGANTSAEPFSGGDLGAAMGVVDLNVIAMLRLTYGLLDPMKTRGRGGVLLVGSLAGYVGTSTESVYGAAKAFGRIFAEGLWAELRGDGIDVLHLVLGLTRTPAMQRAGLDFDLPGLHVADPAAVAAEGLAALGSGPVHVVAGNEASVERRSGPDRARLVLGTEKIMRLLVPRT, encoded by the coding sequence ATGACCGACGTGCTCCGCTACGGGCCGTGGGCCGTGGTCGCCGGAGGCTCCGAGGGCGTGGGCGCCGAGATGGCGCGGCAGCTCGCCGCCGACGGCTTCCACCTGCTGCTCGTCGCGCGGCGGCCCGAGCCGCTGGAGGCGACGGCCGAGAGCGCCCGCGCGCTCGGCGCCGAGGTGCGCACCGTGGCCGTCGACCTGACCGACCCGGACGCGGTCGGGGCCGTCGTCGCGGCGGTGGCCGACGTCGAGGTCGGCCTGCTGGTCTACAACGCGGGCGCCAACACCAGCGCGGAGCCGTTCTCCGGCGGCGACCTCGGCGCGGCGATGGGCGTGGTCGACCTCAACGTCATCGCGATGCTCAGGCTGACCTACGGCCTCCTGGACCCGATGAAGACCCGCGGCCGAGGTGGCGTGCTGCTCGTCGGGTCACTGGCCGGCTATGTCGGCACCTCGACCGAGAGCGTGTACGGCGCCGCGAAGGCGTTCGGACGGATCTTCGCCGAGGGGCTGTGGGCCGAGCTGCGCGGCGACGGCATCGACGTGCTCCATCTGGTCCTCGGGCTCACGCGCACCCCGGCGATGCAACGGGCAGGCCTCGACTTCGACCTGCCCGGTCTGCACGTCGCCGACCCGGCCGCCGTGGCCGCCGAGGGCCTGGCGGCCCTGGGCAGCGGCCCGGTGCACGTGGTCGCCGGCAACGAGGCGAGCGTCGAGCGGCGCAGCGGGCCGGACCGGGCCCGGCTGGTGCTCGGGACCGAGAAGATCATGCGCCTGCTGGTGCCGCGCACCTGA
- a CDS encoding class I adenylate-forming enzyme family protein, protein MSQTTDADAVTEQGAAARAAIAAITGPGGPSEMRTEQVLGAPVAVFVERYRALHEVLADSVRHGDRPYVVSLEATLTFAEHARRVSSLAQVLREEHGVRSGDRVAIAAANSPAWIESFWAVVSIGAIAVGCNAWWSPREVAQALELTSPVLVLADERRREASGSTGVPVLDLESGHERRCTAHPEAPLPSADVDEDDPCVILFTSGTSGRPKGAVHTHRNLCAVLGFHRHNDVLSAMFGDPVAPEDKVYLLAMPLFHIGSLHNLTVPRLAGGSTVALHLGAFDPARVLQLVQEAGVTHWGAVPTMANRLLAFERVRDYDTSSLYAFSLASAPSSVAFQDRLREHLPFAGALVDSYGLTESCTAVAVATPADLLESPGTLGAPIIGVEMEVRDALGERVTAGVEGDICVRSAYNMLGYWADDAATRAAFDDQRWLRTGDIGTLDEKGRVRLSARRSDLIIRGGENVYPAETEAVLAEHPAVAECVVLGVPDDDLGQQVAAVVVTRDGAATDGLEQALQAHVAAELAHYKVPTRWRITAEPLPRNATGKVRRPDVTVTT, encoded by the coding sequence GTGAGCCAGACCACTGACGCGGACGCCGTGACCGAGCAAGGCGCCGCGGCGCGCGCCGCGATCGCCGCGATCACCGGCCCGGGCGGGCCCAGCGAGATGCGCACCGAGCAGGTCCTCGGCGCCCCGGTCGCGGTGTTCGTCGAGCGTTACCGCGCGCTGCACGAGGTGCTCGCCGACTCCGTGCGCCACGGCGACCGGCCGTACGTCGTGTCCCTGGAGGCCACGCTCACCTTCGCCGAGCATGCCCGCCGGGTCTCCTCGCTCGCGCAGGTGCTGCGCGAGGAGCACGGGGTGCGCAGCGGTGACCGGGTCGCGATCGCGGCCGCCAACTCTCCGGCATGGATCGAGTCGTTCTGGGCCGTGGTGTCGATCGGTGCGATCGCGGTCGGCTGCAACGCCTGGTGGTCCCCGCGCGAGGTGGCCCAGGCGCTGGAGCTCACCAGCCCCGTGCTGGTGCTGGCCGACGAGCGCCGGCGCGAGGCGTCAGGGTCGACCGGCGTGCCGGTGCTCGACCTCGAGTCCGGTCACGAGCGGCGCTGCACCGCTCACCCCGAGGCGCCGCTGCCCTCGGCCGACGTCGACGAGGACGACCCGTGCGTCATCCTCTTCACCTCGGGCACCTCGGGCCGCCCGAAGGGCGCGGTCCACACCCACCGCAACCTCTGCGCGGTGCTCGGGTTCCACCGTCACAACGACGTGCTGAGCGCGATGTTCGGCGACCCGGTGGCCCCCGAGGACAAGGTCTACCTGCTGGCGATGCCGCTGTTCCACATCGGCAGCCTGCACAACCTGACCGTGCCTCGTCTGGCCGGCGGCAGCACCGTCGCCCTGCACCTCGGAGCCTTCGATCCGGCGCGGGTGCTCCAGCTGGTGCAGGAGGCCGGAGTGACCCACTGGGGGGCCGTGCCCACCATGGCCAACCGGCTGCTCGCCTTCGAGCGGGTGCGCGACTACGACACCTCGTCGCTCTACGCCTTCTCGCTGGCCTCGGCACCCTCGTCGGTGGCCTTCCAGGACCGGCTGCGCGAGCACCTGCCGTTCGCGGGCGCGCTGGTCGACAGCTACGGGCTGACCGAGTCGTGCACGGCGGTCGCCGTCGCGACCCCGGCGGACCTCCTGGAGTCGCCCGGCACCCTGGGCGCGCCCATCATCGGCGTCGAGATGGAGGTGCGCGACGCCCTCGGCGAGCGGGTGACCGCCGGCGTCGAGGGCGACATCTGCGTGCGCAGCGCCTACAACATGCTCGGCTACTGGGCCGACGACGCGGCGACCCGGGCGGCGTTCGACGACCAGCGCTGGCTGCGTACCGGCGACATCGGCACCCTGGACGAGAAGGGCAGGGTCCGGCTGTCGGCCCGCCGCTCCGACCTGATCATCCGCGGCGGCGAGAACGTCTACCCCGCCGAGACCGAGGCCGTGCTCGCCGAGCACCCTGCGGTGGCGGAGTGCGTGGTGCTGGGGGTCCCCGACGACGACCTCGGTCAGCAGGTCGCCGCCGTCGTGGTGACCCGCGATGGCGCCGCCACCGACGGACTCGAGCAGGCGCTGCAGGCCCACGTCGCCGCCGAGCTCGCGCACTACAAGGTGCCGACCCGGTGGCGGATCACCGCCGAGCCGCTGCCGCGCAATGCGACGGGCAAGGTCCGCCGCCCCGACGTCACCGTCACCACATGA
- a CDS encoding nuclear transport factor 2 family protein yields the protein MAHHDDIAAISRLKYRYLRCLDTKQWDDFAACFAPDATADYNGLVFSDPTALVDFMRTNMGEGVLTMHQAHHPEIDVAPDDADDAGTATGTWYLHDKVIVDAHRFALEGGAFYADRYVRGANGGWLIQHTGYRRTFELTWDLDDPARVKVAGPEARARG from the coding sequence ATGGCTCACCACGACGACATCGCTGCGATCAGCCGGCTGAAGTACCGCTACCTGCGCTGCCTCGACACCAAGCAGTGGGACGACTTCGCGGCCTGCTTCGCCCCCGACGCCACCGCGGACTACAACGGCCTGGTCTTCTCCGATCCGACGGCGCTGGTCGACTTCATGCGCACGAACATGGGCGAGGGCGTGCTGACCATGCACCAGGCGCACCACCCCGAGATCGACGTCGCACCCGACGACGCCGATGATGCGGGCACCGCGACCGGCACGTGGTACCTGCACGACAAGGTGATCGTCGACGCGCACCGGTTCGCGCTGGAGGGCGGGGCGTTCTACGCCGACCGCTACGTGCGCGGCGCCAACGGCGGCTGGCTGATCCAGCACACCGGCTACCGGCGCACCTTCGAGCTCACCTGGGACCTCGACGACCCGGCGCGGGTCAAGGTGGCCGGCCCGGAGGCGCGAGCGCGCGGCTAG
- the mftB gene encoding mycofactocin biosynthesis chaperone MftB (MftB, a small protein, is a peptide chaperone that assists the radical SAM enzyme MftC in performing two modifications to the C-terminal Val-Tyr dipeptide of the mycofactocin precursor peptide, MftA. MftB's role is analogous to the role of PqqD in the biosynthesis of PQQ, a cofactor that derives entirely from a Tyr and a Glu in the precursor PqqA.) yields MDDLLDQAWGLSPSVALRPEPFGALAYHFGNRKLTFLKRPELVAVVRALAEQPDVRSALAAAGVPDTQHQAYVKALRGLAATDMIRPREAVTA; encoded by the coding sequence ATGGACGACCTCCTCGACCAGGCCTGGGGGCTGTCGCCCTCGGTGGCGCTGAGACCCGAGCCGTTCGGCGCCCTGGCCTACCACTTCGGCAACCGCAAGCTCACGTTCCTCAAGCGTCCTGAGCTCGTGGCCGTGGTCCGTGCCCTGGCCGAGCAGCCGGACGTGCGCTCGGCCCTGGCCGCCGCGGGCGTCCCGGACACCCAGCACCAGGCCTACGTCAAGGCACTGCGCGGGCTCGCTGCCACCGACATGATCCGCCCCCGAGAGGCAGTCACCGCATGA
- the mftR gene encoding mycofactocin system transcriptional regulator (MftR, the mycofactocin system transcriptional regulator, is an uncharacterized TetR family DNA-binding transcription factor. Its role is inferred by context. It occurs as part of the biosynthesis locus for mycofactocin, a partially characterized electron carrier derived from the terminal Val-Tyr dipeptide of the precursor peptide MftA, through a radical SAM enzyme-mediated process.) has product MTAPGPRQKRPSRGRPVATTHAEIEQAAFRLFAERGFEATTLEDIAREVGVSRRTLFGYFDSKNDIPWGQFDRTLESFRALLEAMPEDLPLHEAVFQGIVGFNEFPGDAEPPHLDRMRLILQTPALQAHSVLRYREWRQVISEYVARRLAVDPGDLLPQTVGHVSLALALTAYERWLSDPDSTVPQLLAETREALGDFLERF; this is encoded by the coding sequence ATGACTGCTCCGGGCCCGCGCCAGAAGCGCCCGTCGCGTGGGCGGCCGGTGGCGACCACGCATGCCGAGATCGAGCAGGCCGCGTTCCGCCTCTTCGCGGAGCGCGGGTTCGAGGCCACGACGCTGGAGGACATCGCGCGCGAGGTCGGGGTGAGCCGGCGCACGCTGTTTGGCTACTTCGACTCCAAGAACGACATCCCGTGGGGACAGTTCGACCGGACGCTCGAGAGCTTCCGGGCGCTGCTGGAGGCGATGCCCGAGGACCTGCCGCTGCACGAGGCGGTCTTTCAGGGGATCGTGGGCTTCAACGAGTTCCCCGGTGACGCCGAGCCGCCGCACCTCGACCGGATGCGGCTGATCCTCCAGACGCCCGCCCTGCAGGCGCACTCGGTGCTGCGCTACCGCGAGTGGCGCCAGGTGATCAGCGAGTACGTCGCCCGGCGACTCGCGGTCGATCCGGGCGACCTGCTGCCGCAGACGGTCGGGCACGTGAGCCTGGCGCTGGCGCTCACGGCGTACGAGCGCTGGCTCTCCGACCCGGACAGCACCGTGCCGCAGCTCCTGGCCGAGACCCGGGAGGCGCTCGGCGACTTCCTCGAGCGATTCTGA
- a CDS encoding TIGR03619 family F420-dependent LLM class oxidoreductase has protein sequence MRLGLTSPVVTALPGFNSAWERTAGIAELSRIAEAADRLGFDHLTCSEHVAVPVEVAEQRGGTYWDPLATLSYLAARTSRIRLVTQVLVLGYHHPLEVAKRYGTLDLVSGGRVVLGVGVGSVEEEFALVGADFPARGAVADDAMRALRGSLGQRLPEHDGPHFSYSGLVVEPHAVQDRVSLWVGGYTPRSLRRAVTLGDGWMPFGLGHDRLRELLAATDLPDGFEVVLGAGRPVDPIGEPDRTRRALDRTRAAGATLVTAHVAATSADHYVEQLEALAGLEESQ, from the coding sequence ATGCGCCTCGGTCTCACCAGTCCCGTCGTCACGGCGCTGCCCGGGTTCAACTCCGCGTGGGAGCGCACCGCCGGCATCGCCGAGCTCTCCCGGATCGCCGAGGCCGCCGACCGGCTCGGCTTCGACCACCTCACCTGCTCCGAGCACGTCGCGGTGCCGGTCGAGGTCGCCGAGCAGCGCGGCGGCACGTACTGGGACCCCCTCGCCACCCTGTCCTACCTCGCCGCGCGCACCAGCCGGATCCGGCTCGTCACCCAGGTGCTCGTGCTCGGCTACCACCACCCGCTCGAGGTCGCCAAGCGCTACGGCACCCTCGATCTGGTCAGCGGCGGCCGGGTCGTGCTGGGGGTCGGGGTCGGCTCTGTCGAGGAGGAGTTCGCGCTCGTCGGCGCCGACTTCCCCGCCCGTGGCGCCGTCGCTGACGACGCCATGCGCGCCCTGAGGGGCTCGCTCGGGCAGCGGCTTCCGGAGCACGACGGCCCCCACTTCTCCTACTCCGGACTGGTCGTCGAGCCGCACGCCGTGCAGGACCGCGTATCGCTGTGGGTGGGCGGATACACGCCGCGCAGCCTGCGCCGCGCCGTCACGCTCGGCGACGGCTGGATGCCGTTCGGGCTCGGCCACGACCGGTTGCGCGAGCTGCTCGCCGCCACCGACCTGCCCGACGGCTTCGAGGTCGTCCTGGGCGCCGGACGCCCCGTCGACCCGATCGGCGAGCCCGACCGCACCCGACGCGCCCTCGACCGCACCCGCGCCGCAGGCGCCACCCTGGTCACCGCGCACGTCGCCGCGACGTCCGCCGACCACTACGTCGAGCAGCTGGAGGCCCTGGCCGGGCTGGAGGAGAGTCAGTGA
- a CDS encoding IclR family transcriptional regulator: MEVPVATMTSERPESGLPPSMVERMTLILDRFTERESRLSLEEIAGATRLPRSTAHRILDQLVRLEWLEHSSTGGYGLGRRSLVLGGGSGEHGELRSVASPYLHDLLLRTGAVVHLGVLDGARVVYLDKLGGRFATSVPSRVGGSAPAYCTGLGRAMLAWLDAETVDGLVGDHLPLRTPATIGEVGSLHHELARIRSRGGLALEREECFPGIACAAAAVRGPRGPIGAVSVVTSAGTPLERVAPLVIDAAQRIAADIYPDLSDSDRGRVRCAAPAGA, translated from the coding sequence GTGGAGGTGCCCGTGGCGACGATGACGTCGGAGCGGCCCGAGAGCGGGCTGCCGCCCTCGATGGTCGAGCGGATGACCCTGATCCTCGACCGTTTCACCGAGCGCGAGAGCCGGCTCAGCCTCGAGGAGATCGCCGGCGCCACCCGGCTGCCTCGCTCGACGGCGCATCGCATCCTCGATCAGCTCGTGCGCCTGGAGTGGCTCGAGCACTCGAGCACCGGCGGCTACGGACTGGGGCGCCGCTCGCTCGTGCTCGGCGGTGGGTCCGGGGAGCACGGCGAGCTCCGCTCGGTCGCCTCGCCCTACCTGCACGACCTGTTGCTGCGTACCGGCGCCGTGGTGCACCTCGGCGTCCTCGACGGCGCCCGGGTGGTCTACCTCGACAAGCTCGGTGGCCGGTTCGCCACCAGCGTCCCCTCCCGCGTGGGCGGCTCGGCGCCGGCGTACTGCACCGGCCTCGGCAGGGCGATGCTGGCCTGGCTCGACGCCGAGACCGTGGACGGGCTCGTCGGCGACCACCTGCCGCTGCGCACCCCGGCCACCATCGGCGAGGTCGGCTCCCTGCACCACGAGCTCGCGCGGATCCGGTCCCGCGGCGGGCTCGCCCTCGAGCGGGAGGAGTGCTTCCCCGGCATCGCCTGCGCCGCGGCCGCCGTGCGCGGGCCCCGTGGTCCGATCGGCGCCGTCTCGGTCGTGACCTCGGCCGGCACCCCGCTCGAGCGCGTCGCGCCGCTGGTCATCGACGCCGCCCAGCGCATCGCGGCCGACATCTACCCCGACCTGTCGGACTCGGACCGCGGTCGGGTCAGGTGCGCGGCACCAGCAGGCGCATGA
- a CDS encoding Rieske 2Fe-2S domain-containing protein, whose amino-acid sequence MTQHDQAVRHIEVDPTPRRFARGWHCLGLTRDLADGRPHRVDAFGQKLVVFAGSDGALHVLDAYCRHMGGDLSQGTVKGDEIACPFHDWRWGGDGRCKQIPYARRVPLRARTAAWPTLVQDGMLFVWNDPEGNPPPADVTIPRIPQVGDDRWTEWLWYETVIDGANCREIVDNVVDMAHFFYVHYSFPTYFKNVFEGTTAHQYMDGAGREDVRPARPSARNPVVLGTSSVAAYHGPSFMIDEVTYHYEDLDVDTILINCHYPIDESSFVLQYGIMVEKKEGISDEDAEAMAATTGKFIRYGFEQDVAIWKSKARIDNPLLCEEDGPVYQLRRWYQQFYVDAAAVAPEMTDRFEFEIDTTHANEAWQLEVQDNLAARDAVPG is encoded by the coding sequence ATGACCCAGCACGACCAGGCGGTGCGACACATCGAGGTCGACCCCACGCCGCGACGCTTCGCCCGGGGCTGGCACTGCCTGGGCCTGACCCGCGACCTTGCCGACGGCCGACCGCACCGGGTCGACGCCTTCGGGCAGAAACTCGTGGTCTTCGCCGGCTCCGACGGCGCGCTGCACGTCCTCGACGCCTACTGCCGCCACATGGGCGGGGACCTGTCGCAAGGCACGGTGAAGGGCGACGAGATCGCCTGCCCCTTCCATGACTGGCGGTGGGGAGGTGACGGGCGCTGCAAGCAGATCCCCTACGCCCGCCGGGTCCCGCTGCGCGCCCGGACAGCGGCGTGGCCGACCCTGGTCCAGGACGGGATGCTGTTCGTCTGGAACGACCCCGAGGGCAATCCGCCACCGGCCGACGTGACGATCCCGCGGATCCCGCAGGTCGGCGACGACCGGTGGACCGAGTGGCTCTGGTACGAGACGGTCATCGACGGCGCCAACTGCCGCGAGATCGTGGACAACGTCGTCGACATGGCGCACTTCTTCTACGTGCACTACTCGTTCCCGACCTACTTCAAGAACGTCTTCGAGGGCACGACGGCGCACCAGTACATGGACGGGGCCGGCCGCGAGGACGTGCGCCCCGCACGTCCGTCTGCCCGCAACCCCGTCGTGCTCGGCACGTCGTCGGTCGCCGCCTACCACGGCCCGTCGTTCATGATCGACGAGGTGACCTACCACTACGAGGACCTCGACGTGGACACGATCCTGATCAACTGTCACTACCCGATCGACGAGAGCTCGTTCGTGCTCCAGTACGGGATCATGGTGGAGAAGAAGGAGGGCATCTCCGACGAGGACGCCGAGGCGATGGCGGCGACCACCGGCAAGTTCATCCGCTACGGGTTCGAGCAGGATGTCGCGATCTGGAAGAGCAAGGCCCGCATCGACAACCCGCTGCTCTGCGAGGAGGACGGGCCGGTCTACCAGCTGCGCCGCTGGTACCAGCAGTTCTACGTCGACGCCGCCGCCGTCGCCCCCGAGATGACCGACCGCTTCGAGTTCGAGATCGACACCACCCACGCCAACGAGGCCTGGCAGCTCGAGGTCCAGGACAACCTCGCCGCCCGCGACGCGGTCCCGGGCTGA
- a CDS encoding nuclear transport factor 2 family protein, with the protein MTEDQQTGSTDVRLAAVEARLRALEDELEIARLVASYGPLVDAGEAERVAALWTEDGVYDVDEWFMGDRPQIEAMVRSDAHQELISRGCSHFLGPAHVVVDGDRAVAVCESVLLVRHEGRTHVARIGANRWELVRTEGAWRTTRRTTRGLDGTPAARALLAATTPGP; encoded by the coding sequence GTGACCGAGGATCAGCAGACCGGATCGACCGACGTGCGCCTGGCCGCCGTCGAGGCGCGGTTGCGGGCGCTGGAGGACGAGCTCGAGATCGCACGGCTCGTCGCGTCGTACGGGCCGCTGGTCGACGCCGGCGAGGCCGAGCGCGTCGCGGCGCTGTGGACCGAGGACGGTGTCTACGACGTCGACGAGTGGTTCATGGGCGACCGCCCCCAGATCGAGGCGATGGTGCGCTCCGACGCTCACCAGGAGCTGATCTCGCGAGGCTGCAGCCACTTTCTCGGCCCCGCCCACGTGGTCGTCGACGGGGACCGGGCCGTCGCGGTCTGCGAGTCGGTCCTGCTCGTGCGACACGAGGGCCGCACCCACGTGGCCCGCATCGGGGCCAACCGCTGGGAGCTCGTGCGGACCGAAGGGGCGTGGCGCACCACGCGGCGCACCACCCGCGGCCTGGACGGTACGCCGGCGGCGCGGGCGCTGCTCGCCGCCACCACGCCCGGGCCCTAG
- a CDS encoding SDR family oxidoreductase, with protein MSRVVAVTGSASGIGAATAALLRQRGDRVIGVDRADAGVEVVADLSTAQGRAEAVAAVTELTGGVLDGLVTCAGLSRAGAPQVSVNYFGTTELVDGLRPALAASSAPRVALVGSISAIQPHDAALVDACLVGDEPAALALAESALADGRPHEIYSSTKAALARWLRRVSVTADFAGAGIALNAIAPGVVLTPMTEELVSDPQWRQVMDRAVPMPLNGYASPETIAYALAWLLSVENSHMAGQVVYVDGGAEALARP; from the coding sequence GTGAGCCGCGTCGTCGCGGTCACCGGCTCCGCATCCGGTATCGGCGCGGCCACCGCCGCCTTGCTGCGCCAGCGCGGCGACCGGGTGATCGGGGTCGACCGGGCCGACGCCGGCGTCGAGGTCGTCGCCGATCTCTCCACGGCGCAGGGCCGCGCCGAGGCAGTCGCGGCGGTCACCGAGCTGACCGGCGGAGTCCTCGACGGCCTGGTCACCTGCGCCGGCCTGAGCCGCGCCGGCGCCCCGCAGGTCAGCGTCAACTACTTCGGCACCACCGAGCTGGTCGACGGGCTACGTCCGGCCCTGGCCGCGTCCAGCGCCCCCCGGGTCGCTCTGGTCGGCTCCATCTCGGCCATCCAGCCGCACGACGCCGCGCTGGTCGACGCCTGCCTCGTCGGCGACGAGCCCGCCGCTCTGGCCCTGGCCGAGTCGGCGCTCGCCGACGGTCGGCCGCACGAGATCTACTCCTCGACCAAGGCGGCGCTGGCGCGCTGGCTGCGGCGGGTCAGCGTCACGGCCGACTTCGCCGGTGCCGGGATCGCGCTCAACGCGATCGCTCCCGGGGTCGTGCTCACCCCGATGACCGAGGAGCTCGTCTCCGACCCGCAGTGGAGGCAGGTCATGGATCGCGCCGTCCCGATGCCGCTCAACGGCTACGCCTCGCCCGAGACCATCGCGTATGCGCTCGCCTGGCTGCTGTCGGTGGAGAACTCCCACATGGCCGGCCAGGTCGTCTACGTCGACGGCGGCGCCGAGGCCCTCGCCCGCCCCTGA
- the mftA gene encoding mycofactocin precursor MftA (Mycofactocin is a small molecule electron carrier derived from the final two amino acids, Val-Tyr, of MftA, the mycofactocin precursor. It plays a role in redox homeostasis and the metabolism of alcohols and aldehydes in Actinobacteria, including Mycobacterium tuberculosis.) codes for MTEPTQTQTSAVADASTDQDLVTEDLIEEVSIDGMCGVY; via the coding sequence ATGACCGAGCCCACCCAGACCCAGACCTCCGCCGTCGCCGACGCCAGTACGGACCAGGACCTGGTCACCGAAGACCTCATCGAGGAGGTCTCGATCGACGGCATGTGCGGCGTGTACTGA